In Nocardioides cavernae, a single genomic region encodes these proteins:
- a CDS encoding NAD(P)H-dependent oxidoreductase: MPRLLIVHHSPTASVAALTESVVAGASDEAITGVDVVVRAALEADADDVLAADGYVLGTPANFGYMSGALKHFFDSIFLQAGGALTDDGSAAAVEGGRKPFGLYVHGRYDTTGAVRSVQSIVGALGWRQSAPVLEVLGDVGEAERESAYELGGTLAALVMG; this comes from the coding sequence GTGCCGCGCCTGCTCATCGTCCACCACTCGCCGACGGCCTCGGTGGCCGCGCTGACCGAGTCCGTCGTCGCCGGCGCCTCGGACGAGGCGATCACCGGCGTCGACGTGGTCGTCCGGGCAGCCCTCGAGGCCGACGCGGACGACGTGCTGGCCGCGGACGGCTACGTGCTCGGGACGCCTGCGAACTTCGGCTACATGAGCGGCGCACTCAAGCACTTCTTCGACTCGATCTTCCTCCAGGCCGGCGGCGCCCTCACCGACGACGGCTCGGCGGCGGCGGTCGAGGGCGGCCGGAAGCCGTTCGGGCTCTACGTCCACGGGCGCTACGACACGACGGGGGCCGTGCGATCGGTGCAGTCGATCGTGGGTGCGCTCGGCTGGCGGCAGAGCGCGCCGGTCCTCGAGGTGCTGGGCGACGTGGGCGAGGCGGAGCGCGAGTCGGCGTACGAGCTGGGCGGGACGCTCGCGGCCCTGGTGATGGGATGA
- a CDS encoding class I SAM-dependent methyltransferase produces the protein MIFHTDPGSGPRPPARLSIGDAMDRLVRGGLPLHFTAYDGSSAGPPDADVGMQLRTERGLAYLMTAPGDLGMVRAYVSGDLQLSGVHPGDPYDALVLLKDHTKFRVPAPSEAVHIARSLGLTHLRPPPPPPQEHLPRWRRAVEGLRHSMTRDAEVISHHYDVSNRFYELVLGPSMAYTCALYETPDMTLEEAQAAKFELVCRKLDLQPGQRLLDVGCGWGTMVRHVAREHGVRALGVTLSLEQAQWAKEAIDREGLGDLAEVRHLDYRDVVESGFDAVSSIGLTEHIGVRNYPAYFRHLRDRLRPGGRLLNHSITRRHNRRQETGHFIDRYVFPDGELIGSGTIIRAAQDQALEVQHSENLRLHYAATLRDWNRNLVEHWDECVAEVGEGTARVWGLYIAGSRVGFERDEVELHQVLATRNHDDGRSDFPMRPDW, from the coding sequence ATGATCTTCCACACGGATCCGGGCTCGGGACCCCGCCCACCGGCCCGCCTGAGCATCGGCGACGCGATGGACCGGCTGGTGAGGGGCGGGCTGCCGCTGCACTTCACGGCGTACGACGGCAGCAGCGCCGGCCCTCCGGACGCCGACGTCGGGATGCAGCTGCGCACCGAGCGCGGGCTCGCCTACCTGATGACGGCACCCGGCGACCTCGGCATGGTGCGGGCCTACGTCAGCGGCGACCTCCAGCTCTCGGGGGTCCATCCCGGCGACCCCTACGACGCGCTCGTGCTCCTCAAGGACCACACGAAGTTCCGGGTGCCGGCGCCGTCCGAGGCCGTGCACATCGCCCGCAGCCTCGGCCTCACGCACCTGCGGCCACCGCCCCCGCCGCCTCAGGAGCACCTGCCCCGCTGGCGGCGCGCGGTGGAGGGGCTGCGCCACTCGATGACCCGCGACGCCGAGGTCATCTCCCACCACTATGACGTGTCCAACCGGTTCTACGAGCTGGTGCTCGGCCCGTCGATGGCCTACACCTGCGCGCTCTACGAGACGCCCGACATGACCCTCGAGGAGGCGCAGGCGGCGAAGTTCGAGCTCGTCTGCCGCAAGCTCGACCTGCAGCCCGGCCAGCGCCTGCTCGACGTCGGCTGCGGCTGGGGGACGATGGTCCGCCACGTCGCCCGCGAGCACGGCGTACGCGCGCTGGGCGTGACGCTGTCGCTCGAGCAGGCGCAGTGGGCGAAGGAGGCGATCGACCGCGAGGGGCTCGGCGATCTCGCCGAGGTGCGCCACCTCGACTACCGCGACGTCGTCGAGTCCGGCTTCGACGCGGTCAGCTCGATCGGGCTCACCGAGCACATCGGCGTGCGCAACTACCCCGCCTACTTCCGCCACCTCCGCGACCGACTCCGGCCCGGCGGCCGCCTGCTCAACCACTCGATCACCCGGCGGCACAACCGCCGGCAGGAGACGGGCCACTTCATCGACCGCTACGTCTTCCCCGACGGGGAGCTGATCGGCTCGGGCACGATCATCCGCGCTGCGCAGGACCAGGCCCTCGAGGTGCAGCACAGCGAGAACCTGCGCCTCCACTACGCCGCCACGCTGCGCGACTGGAACCGCAACCTCGTCGAGCACTGGGACGAGTGCGTGGCCGAGGTCGGCGAGGGGACGGCCCGCGTGTGGGGCCTCTACATCGCCGGCTCGCGCGTCGGCTTCGAGCGCGACGAGGTCGAGCTGCACCAGGTGCTCGCGACCCGCAACCACGACGACGGCCGCTCCGACTTCCCGATGCGCCCCGACTGGTGA
- the leuA gene encoding 2-isopropylmalate synthase, which translates to MTNLSNTANQQGTSPMPFARYTPFVPVDVPDRTWPTWKVEKAPRWLSTDLRDGNQALIDPMTPARKLTMFELLVSMGYKEIEVGFPSASQTDFDFVRKLIDEDRIPDDVQISVLTQAREDLIERTVDSLVGAPRATVHLYNATAPLFQRVVFNVTPDECRNIAVRGTEMVMKYAEERLGGLVGSEAFGYQYSPEIFTQSDTDFALSVCEAVSDVWQPEAGREIILNLPATVEMSTPNTYADQIEYFGRGLTRREHSAISLHPHNDRGTAVAATELGLMAGADRVEGCLFGHGERTGNVDLVTLAMNLFSQGIDPQVDLGDIDEVRRTVEYCTNLPVHPRHPYAGDLVYTAFSGSHQDAIKKGLEDLDKKAAALGVEVGELPWEAPYLPIDPKDVGRTYEAVIRVNSQSGKGGVAYVLKSEHKLDLPRRAQIEFSRVVQQRTDSEGGEITPEEIWAVFRAEYLDRETPLKLNSVHTSSAAGEKDQLTVGVYVDGERRELTGAGNGPINAFTNALNELVEAEQAAGNPAYAARGEVRVLDYHEHALSSGGDAIAAAYVECAVGEKVLWGVGLDANIVTASLKAVISAVNRG; encoded by the coding sequence ATGACCAACCTGAGCAACACCGCCAACCAGCAGGGCACGAGCCCGATGCCGTTCGCCCGCTACACGCCGTTCGTCCCTGTCGACGTGCCCGACCGCACCTGGCCGACCTGGAAGGTCGAGAAGGCGCCGCGCTGGCTGTCCACCGACCTGCGCGACGGCAACCAGGCGCTCATCGACCCGATGACACCCGCCCGCAAGCTCACGATGTTCGAGCTGCTGGTGTCGATGGGCTACAAGGAGATCGAGGTCGGCTTCCCCAGCGCCAGCCAGACCGACTTCGACTTCGTGCGCAAGCTCATCGACGAGGACCGGATCCCCGACGACGTACAGATCTCGGTGCTGACCCAGGCCCGTGAGGACCTGATCGAGCGCACCGTCGACTCGCTGGTCGGCGCCCCCCGCGCGACCGTCCATCTCTACAACGCCACGGCCCCGCTGTTCCAGCGCGTGGTCTTCAACGTCACCCCCGACGAGTGCCGCAACATCGCCGTGCGCGGCACCGAGATGGTGATGAAGTACGCCGAGGAGCGGCTCGGCGGCCTCGTCGGCAGCGAGGCCTTCGGCTACCAGTACAGCCCGGAGATCTTCACCCAGTCCGACACCGACTTCGCGCTGAGCGTGTGCGAGGCGGTCTCCGACGTGTGGCAGCCCGAGGCCGGTCGCGAGATCATCCTCAACCTGCCCGCCACGGTCGAGATGTCGACGCCCAACACCTACGCCGACCAGATCGAGTACTTCGGCCGCGGCCTGACCCGCCGCGAGCACTCGGCGATCAGCCTGCACCCGCACAACGACCGCGGCACCGCGGTCGCGGCCACCGAGCTGGGGCTGATGGCCGGCGCCGACCGCGTCGAGGGCTGCCTGTTCGGCCACGGCGAGCGCACCGGCAACGTCGACCTGGTGACCCTGGCGATGAACCTCTTCAGCCAGGGCATCGACCCGCAGGTCGACCTCGGCGACATCGACGAGGTCCGCCGCACCGTCGAGTACTGCACCAACCTGCCGGTCCACCCGCGCCACCCCTACGCGGGCGACCTCGTCTACACCGCCTTCTCCGGCTCCCACCAGGACGCCATCAAGAAGGGACTCGAGGACCTCGACAAGAAGGCCGCCGCGCTGGGCGTCGAGGTCGGCGAGCTGCCCTGGGAGGCGCCGTACCTGCCGATCGACCCCAAGGACGTCGGCCGCACCTACGAGGCGGTCATCCGCGTCAACAGCCAGTCCGGCAAGGGCGGCGTGGCCTACGTCCTCAAGTCCGAGCACAAGCTCGACCTGCCGCGTCGTGCGCAGATCGAGTTCAGCCGCGTCGTCCAGCAGCGCACCGACTCCGAGGGCGGAGAGATCACGCCCGAGGAGATCTGGGCGGTCTTCCGCGCGGAGTACCTCGACCGCGAGACCCCGCTCAAGCTCAACTCGGTCCACACCTCCAGCGCGGCGGGGGAGAAGGACCAGCTCACCGTCGGGGTGTACGTCGACGGCGAGCGCCGCGAGCTGACCGGTGCCGGCAACGGCCCGATCAACGCGTTCACCAACGCGCTCAACGAGCTCGTCGAGGCCGAGCAGGCGGCGGGCAACCCGGCCTACGCCGCGCGCGGCGAGGTCCGGGTCCTCGACTACCACGAGCACGCGTTGTCGTCCGGTGGCGACGCCATCGCGGCGGCGTACGTCGAGTGTGCCGTCGGCGAGAAGGTGCTGTGGGGCGTGGGGCTCGACGCCAACATCGTCACCGCCTCGCTTAAGGCGGTCATCAGCGCGGTCAACCGCGGCTGA
- a CDS encoding alpha/beta fold hydrolase, with protein sequence MLVSERIGQFFVESDGGRDRLEYTEYGSGDDWVVLLHGLLMPRRMQQPLARAMAAQGLHVVTLDLLGHGRSDQPADPLVYSMTSFGEQVVALLDHLGAEQAVIGGTSLGANVSLEVAVIAPERVKGLIVEMPVLNNALVAGILAFVPIMLAARYLPVTANTLQRVSRSVPRGIVPFWAGICLDTVDHRAESIASVLHGVIFGRLAPSRSQRRRIQAPVFLVGHPIDPIHPFVDADMLAAELPNVRLERATSILEWRFRPERLTTAAADFALECWQEHPATTKATTKTRTRKR encoded by the coding sequence ATGTTGGTCAGCGAGCGGATCGGACAGTTCTTCGTCGAGTCCGATGGTGGGCGCGACCGGCTCGAGTACACCGAGTACGGCTCGGGCGACGACTGGGTCGTGCTGCTGCACGGCCTGCTGATGCCGCGCCGGATGCAGCAGCCGCTCGCCCGAGCGATGGCCGCGCAAGGGCTGCACGTGGTGACCCTCGACCTGCTGGGGCACGGCCGCTCGGACCAGCCGGCCGACCCGCTGGTCTACTCGATGACGTCGTTCGGCGAGCAGGTCGTCGCGCTGCTCGACCACCTCGGGGCCGAGCAGGCCGTCATCGGCGGCACCTCGCTGGGCGCCAACGTCTCCCTGGAGGTGGCGGTCATCGCGCCGGAGCGGGTCAAGGGCCTGATCGTCGAGATGCCGGTGCTCAACAACGCGCTGGTCGCCGGGATCCTCGCGTTCGTCCCGATCATGCTCGCCGCGCGCTACCTGCCGGTCACGGCCAACACCTTGCAGCGGGTCTCGCGGTCCGTGCCCCGCGGGATCGTCCCGTTCTGGGCCGGCATCTGCCTCGACACCGTCGACCACCGCGCCGAGTCCATCGCCTCGGTGCTGCACGGGGTGATCTTCGGCCGGCTGGCCCCGTCCCGCAGCCAGCGTCGTCGGATCCAGGCGCCGGTCTTCCTCGTCGGTCACCCGATCGACCCCATCCACCCGTTCGTCGACGCCGACATGCTGGCCGCGGAGCTGCCCAACGTCCGGCTCGAGCGAGCGACCTCGATCCTCGAGTGGCGGTTCCGGCCGGAGCGGCTGACCACCGCCGCTGCCGACTTCGCCCTCGAGTGCTGGCAGGAGCACCCCGCGACGACGAAGGCCACGACGAAGACCCGCACCCGGAAACGCTGA
- the recO gene encoding DNA repair protein RecO codes for MPLYRDEAVVLRTHKLGEADRIITLLTRQHGRVRAVAKGVRRTTSRWGSRLEPFNHVDLQLAEGRSLDVVTQAETLDPFHARLGLDYDRYTAGTVMLETAERLVTEEKEPAVQQFLLLVGGLRAMAGAEHPAKQVLDSYLLRSLAVAGYAPSFDHCVQCGVEGPHRFFNPSAGGVLCSSDKLPGSATPAGETVVLLGALLVGDWPVVHAAEPRHLREASNLVSAYLAWHLERGLRSMAYVER; via the coding sequence GTGCCCCTGTACCGCGACGAGGCCGTCGTGCTCCGCACCCACAAGCTGGGCGAGGCCGACCGCATCATCACCCTGCTGACCCGTCAGCACGGGCGCGTGCGCGCGGTCGCCAAGGGGGTGCGGCGTACGACGTCACGCTGGGGCTCGCGCCTCGAGCCGTTCAACCACGTCGACCTCCAGCTCGCGGAGGGACGCAGCCTCGACGTGGTCACGCAGGCCGAGACGCTCGACCCGTTCCACGCGCGGCTGGGGCTCGACTACGACCGCTACACCGCCGGCACGGTGATGCTCGAGACCGCCGAGCGCCTGGTCACCGAGGAGAAGGAGCCCGCGGTCCAGCAGTTCCTGCTGCTCGTCGGCGGGCTGCGGGCGATGGCCGGCGCCGAGCACCCCGCCAAGCAGGTCCTCGACTCCTACCTGCTGCGCTCGCTGGCCGTCGCGGGCTACGCGCCGTCGTTCGACCACTGCGTGCAGTGCGGCGTCGAGGGTCCGCACCGATTCTTCAACCCGTCGGCCGGCGGCGTCCTGTGCTCCTCCGACAAGCTGCCGGGATCGGCCACCCCCGCCGGGGAGACGGTCGTCCTGCTCGGGGCACTGCTCGTCGGCGACTGGCCCGTCGTCCACGCCGCCGAGCCGCGCCACCTGCGCGAGGCCAGCAACCTCGTCTCGGCCTACCTCGCCTGGCACCTCGAGCGCGGCCTGCGCTCGATGGCGTACGTCGAGCGCTGA
- a CDS encoding isoprenyl transferase, with amino-acid sequence MKRQVKPPTPHPSGATPPPVPRDLVPEHVAIIMDGNGRWAKERGLPRTKGHEQGEHTLFDVVEGAIEIGVKAISAYAFSTENWSRSPDEVRFLMGFNRDVIRRRRDEMHDLGVRVRWAGRAPRLWRSVIKELQVAEQMTKDNDVLTLTMCVNYGGRAELADAARAIGREVAAGRLNPDKIDERVFARHLYVPELPDADLVWRTSGEQRLSNYMLWQAAYSEMVFTDVLWPDVDRRHLWSAVETYASRDRRYGGAMPNQAPDHAPDQAPGQP; translated from the coding sequence GTGAAGCGACAGGTGAAGCCGCCGACCCCGCACCCGAGCGGCGCGACGCCGCCGCCGGTCCCGCGCGACCTCGTGCCCGAGCACGTCGCGATCATCATGGACGGCAACGGCCGGTGGGCGAAGGAGCGTGGACTGCCCCGCACGAAGGGGCACGAGCAGGGCGAGCACACGCTGTTCGACGTCGTCGAGGGCGCGATCGAGATCGGCGTGAAGGCCATCTCGGCCTACGCGTTCTCCACCGAGAACTGGTCGCGCTCGCCCGACGAGGTGCGCTTCCTGATGGGCTTCAACCGCGACGTGATCCGCCGCCGGCGCGACGAGATGCACGACCTCGGCGTACGCGTGCGCTGGGCCGGTCGCGCTCCTCGGCTGTGGCGCTCGGTCATCAAGGAGCTCCAGGTCGCCGAGCAGATGACCAAGGACAACGACGTCCTCACCCTCACGATGTGCGTGAACTACGGCGGCCGGGCCGAGCTCGCCGACGCCGCCCGCGCCATCGGCCGCGAGGTCGCCGCCGGCCGCCTCAACCCGGACAAGATCGACGAGCGCGTCTTCGCCCGGCACCTCTACGTCCCCGAGCTCCCGGACGCCGACCTGGTCTGGCGCACGTCGGGGGAGCAGCGACTGTCCAACTACATGCTGTGGCAGGCCGCCTACAGCGAGATGGTCTTCACCGACGTGCTGTGGCCCGACGTCGACCGACGGCACCTGTGGTCGGCCGTCGAGACGTACGCCAGCCGCGACCGCCGCTACGGCGGCGCGATGCCCAACCAGGCGCCCGACCACGCGCCCGACCAGGCTCCCGGCCAGCCCTAG
- a CDS encoding septum formation family protein produces MRRPDAALATLLAVAVLLSGCTSPTDAPADDATPSPSSTATPTEVAAPDPGPTPEVGECHALSMRQAVAVVGRTAPVACRRPHTAQTYFVGRLDLTTKSGFTRRVDSQAAQRQMSRACTTRLPRHLGRTPRELRLSMVRAVWFSPSQARAEGGADWFRCDIVAVASPGTLLRLPRRTKGWDGPLMCATAAPGTRGFRRVTCGVKHSWRAVATVDIPGRKLPTRDAVAARMDQVCRDVAADATDALDFTWSQESPTREQWDAGQRYGICWLPA; encoded by the coding sequence ATGAGACGGCCTGACGCGGCCCTCGCCACCCTTCTCGCCGTGGCCGTCCTGCTGTCGGGCTGCACCTCGCCCACCGACGCGCCCGCGGACGACGCGACGCCGTCGCCCTCCTCGACCGCCACCCCGACCGAGGTCGCGGCCCCGGACCCGGGCCCGACGCCCGAGGTCGGCGAGTGCCACGCCCTGTCGATGCGCCAGGCGGTCGCCGTGGTGGGCCGTACGGCGCCGGTCGCGTGCCGTCGCCCGCACACGGCGCAGACCTACTTCGTTGGTCGGCTCGACCTCACGACGAAGTCCGGCTTCACCCGGCGCGTGGATTCGCAGGCCGCCCAGCGGCAGATGAGCCGTGCCTGCACCACCCGGCTCCCCCGGCACCTCGGACGTACGCCGCGCGAGCTGAGGCTGAGCATGGTGCGAGCCGTCTGGTTCAGCCCGAGCCAGGCGCGGGCCGAGGGCGGGGCCGACTGGTTCCGCTGCGACATCGTGGCCGTGGCGTCACCCGGCACGCTGCTTCGGCTCCCGCGCCGGACGAAGGGATGGGACGGTCCACTGATGTGCGCCACCGCGGCGCCCGGCACCAGGGGGTTCCGGCGGGTGACGTGCGGCGTGAAGCACTCATGGCGTGCGGTCGCGACCGTTGACATCCCGGGCCGCAAGCTGCCCACCCGCGACGCGGTGGCCGCGCGGATGGACCAGGTCTGCCGCGACGTCGCGGCGGACGCCACCGACGCCCTGGACTTCACGTGGTCGCAGGAGAGCCCCACGCGCGAGCAGTGGGACGCCGGGCAGCGCTACGGCATCTGCTGGCTGCCGGCCTGA
- a CDS encoding VC0807 family protein produces the protein MVRRVSLSLLVAVVVPAAVFYGTFALAGVWAAIAGALVWSYGAIAWRALTRRRTSGLLVLTAVLLTGRTALSVMADSTWLYFLQPVISDGVVATLFLLSLASARPMVARLAGDFYPMDHELAVRPRVRRLFRHLTALWAALGFAKAGMTLWLLQSQTLETFVLVKSVSMLAINVLAAFATIGLAALVARKEGLMGSTRPAPVPAEAPA, from the coding sequence GTGGTCAGGCGCGTCTCGCTGAGCCTGCTGGTCGCGGTGGTGGTCCCCGCGGCCGTCTTCTACGGCACCTTCGCCCTGGCCGGTGTGTGGGCCGCGATCGCTGGCGCGCTCGTCTGGTCGTACGGCGCCATCGCCTGGCGCGCGCTGACCCGGCGTCGTACGTCGGGGTTGCTGGTCCTGACCGCGGTCCTGCTCACGGGCCGGACCGCACTGTCGGTCATGGCCGACAGCACGTGGCTCTACTTCCTGCAGCCGGTGATCAGCGACGGCGTCGTCGCGACGCTCTTCCTGCTCTCGCTCGCAAGCGCGCGACCGATGGTGGCCCGCCTGGCCGGCGACTTCTACCCGATGGACCACGAGCTCGCCGTGCGTCCGCGGGTCCGCCGCCTCTTCCGACACCTCACCGCGCTGTGGGCGGCACTCGGGTTCGCCAAGGCAGGCATGACGCTGTGGCTGCTGCAGTCCCAGACACTGGAGACGTTCGTCCTGGTGAAGAGCGTCTCCATGCTGGCGATCAACGTGCTTGCGGCGTTCGCGACGATCGGCCTGGCCGCGCTGGTGGCGCGGAAGGAGGGGCTGATGGGCTCGACCCGCCCGGCACCCGTGCCGGCCGAGGCTCCCGCCTGA
- the era gene encoding GTPase Era, protein MADDDDKDLAQVDDELDDQVDEPDEDEDDELDDDFDLSGVAPAGAFYEAPEGYRSGFASFVGRPNAGKSTLTNALVGQKIVITSSKPQTTRNVVRGIVHRDDAQLILVDTPGLHRPRTLLGERLNDLVRTTWAEVDVVAVCFPANEKIGPGDRYLVSELAKVRRTVRIAVATKTDLVTPEQLGQHLLDIAALGVETSTEWAEIVPVSAVAGDQVDLLADLLVGLLPEGPPLYPDGDLTDAPEEALAADLIREAALEGVRDELPHSIAVVVEEMGLREGRPDDKPLLDIVANLYVERDSQKGIMIGHKGSRLRSVGTTARKQIEALLGTPVYLDLQVKIAKDWQRDPRQLRKLGF, encoded by the coding sequence ATGGCTGACGACGACGACAAGGACCTCGCGCAGGTCGACGACGAGCTCGACGACCAGGTCGACGAGCCGGACGAGGACGAGGACGACGAGCTCGACGACGACTTCGACCTGTCCGGGGTCGCGCCGGCGGGCGCCTTCTACGAGGCGCCGGAGGGCTACCGCAGCGGCTTCGCGTCGTTCGTCGGCCGCCCCAACGCGGGCAAGTCGACGCTGACCAACGCGCTCGTCGGCCAGAAGATCGTCATCACGTCGTCCAAGCCGCAGACCACCCGCAACGTGGTGCGCGGGATCGTCCACCGCGACGACGCGCAGCTGATCCTTGTCGACACCCCCGGCCTGCACCGTCCCCGCACCCTGCTGGGCGAGCGGCTCAACGACCTGGTGCGCACCACGTGGGCTGAGGTCGACGTGGTCGCCGTCTGCTTCCCGGCCAACGAGAAGATCGGCCCCGGCGACCGCTACCTCGTCAGCGAGCTGGCCAAGGTGCGCCGCACGGTGCGCATCGCGGTCGCGACCAAGACCGACCTGGTGACCCCCGAGCAGCTCGGCCAGCACCTGCTCGACATCGCGGCGCTGGGGGTCGAGACCTCGACCGAGTGGGCCGAGATCGTGCCGGTCTCCGCCGTGGCGGGCGACCAGGTCGACCTGCTGGCCGACCTGCTCGTCGGGCTGCTGCCGGAGGGGCCGCCGCTCTACCCCGACGGCGACCTCACCGACGCACCCGAGGAGGCGCTGGCCGCCGACCTCATCCGCGAGGCCGCCCTCGAGGGCGTGCGCGACGAGCTCCCGCACTCGATCGCCGTGGTCGTCGAGGAGATGGGCCTGCGCGAGGGGCGTCCCGACGACAAGCCGCTTCTCGACATCGTCGCCAACCTCTACGTGGAGCGCGACTCCCAGAAGGGCATCATGATCGGCCACAAGGGCTCGCGCCTGCGCTCGGTCGGCACGACCGCGCGCAAGCAGATCGAGGCGCTGCTCGGCACGCCGGTCTACCTCGACCTCCAGGTCAAGATCGCCAAGGACTGGCAGCGCGACCCGCGTCAGCTGCGCAAGCTCGGCTTCTGA
- a CDS encoding class I SAM-dependent methyltransferase encodes MSFEVAGEAYDRFMGRYSQPLAVGFADLLEVTAGQRALDVGCGPGAFTAPLVDRLGAEQVSAIDPSAPFVETCHARFPGVDVRRGAAESLPWDDDSYDVSGACLVVHFMTDPVGGVSEMKRVTREGGWVGATVWDLAGSRAPMAPLWTAFAEVAPEQPDERGFQGGSRESLRSILEGAALRDVEVSELPVTVTHPGFDEWWQPYLHGVGPAGEVVAALDPERRREVEETLRRSLGDGPFDITAVAWAGRGRA; translated from the coding sequence GTGAGCTTCGAGGTGGCGGGGGAGGCCTACGACCGGTTCATGGGTCGATACTCCCAGCCGCTCGCGGTCGGGTTCGCCGACCTGCTGGAGGTGACCGCGGGGCAGCGAGCGCTCGACGTCGGCTGCGGGCCCGGTGCGTTCACCGCGCCGCTGGTCGACCGCCTCGGAGCGGAGCAGGTGTCCGCGATCGACCCGTCGGCACCCTTCGTCGAGACCTGCCACGCCCGCTTCCCCGGGGTCGACGTCCGCCGCGGCGCCGCCGAGTCACTGCCGTGGGACGACGACTCGTACGACGTGAGCGGCGCGTGCCTCGTCGTGCACTTCATGACCGACCCGGTCGGCGGGGTGTCGGAGATGAAGCGGGTGACCCGGGAAGGCGGCTGGGTCGGCGCCACGGTGTGGGACCTCGCCGGCTCACGGGCACCGATGGCGCCGCTGTGGACCGCCTTCGCCGAGGTGGCTCCGGAGCAGCCGGACGAGCGGGGCTTCCAGGGCGGCTCGCGTGAGAGCCTCCGCTCGATCCTGGAGGGGGCCGCCCTCCGTGACGTCGAGGTGAGCGAGCTGCCGGTCACCGTCACCCACCCGGGCTTCGACGAGTGGTGGCAGCCCTACCTGCACGGCGTGGGTCCGGCAGGGGAGGTCGTCGCCGCGCTCGACCCGGAGCGCAGGCGCGAGGTCGAGGAGACCCTTCGCCGCAGCCTCGGCGACGGTCCGTTCGACATCACCGCGGTGGCGTGGGCGGGCCGCGGACGGGCGTGA
- a CDS encoding siderophore-interacting protein has protein sequence MSTRAAQFQATVRRREPLSDHLLRLVLGDLDGFTSTGIADEWVGLVVPGQFQSRYYTVRSFRDGELTLDVVVHDVGLVTEWAMRDCVGDTVTITEPKASFAPPPGASWLLLVGDLTAMPAMARIAESRPDLTTYVMAEVPDDLSGYLPAGVDVTWLAPPAPGQSALAEVVEGIEWPEGEGYFWMAGESAQMRAIRKHLMREVGLPSSHYDVMGYWRATAARQPRAVDPGPIWRAGKAAGKTDEQIWADYDAAQTEAAPTEQAREASDG, from the coding sequence GTGAGCACCCGTGCAGCGCAGTTCCAGGCGACCGTGCGTCGCCGCGAACCGCTCTCGGACCACCTCCTCCGGCTGGTCCTCGGCGACCTCGACGGCTTCACCTCGACCGGGATCGCCGACGAGTGGGTCGGCCTCGTCGTGCCGGGGCAGTTCCAGAGCCGCTACTACACCGTGCGGTCCTTCCGGGACGGCGAGCTCACCCTCGACGTGGTGGTCCACGACGTCGGCCTGGTCACCGAGTGGGCGATGCGCGACTGCGTCGGCGACACCGTGACGATCACCGAGCCCAAGGCGTCGTTCGCCCCGCCGCCCGGGGCGTCCTGGCTGCTGCTCGTCGGCGACCTGACGGCCATGCCGGCGATGGCCCGGATCGCCGAGTCCCGTCCCGACCTGACGACGTACGTCATGGCGGAGGTGCCCGACGACCTGTCCGGCTACCTGCCCGCCGGCGTCGACGTCACCTGGCTGGCGCCTCCCGCGCCCGGGCAGAGCGCGCTGGCCGAGGTGGTCGAGGGCATCGAGTGGCCCGAGGGCGAGGGCTACTTCTGGATGGCCGGCGAGTCCGCGCAGATGCGCGCGATCCGCAAGCACCTGATGCGCGAGGTCGGCCTCCCGAGCAGCCACTACGACGTGATGGGCTACTGGCGCGCCACCGCCGCGCGTCAGCCGCGCGCGGTCGACCCCGGACCGATCTGGCGCGCGGGCAAGGCGGCAGGCAAGACTGACGAGCAGATCTGGGCCGACTACGACGCTGCCCAGACCGAGGCGGCACCGACCGAGCAGGCGAGGGAGGCCAGCGATGGCTGA